CATGCTCTCCTCCTGCTGCTGCCGAGGTTCACTTACAGCCTTGCGAATGGTTTTGCGGTCGTGGCCGAATCTTCTGGCCAGTTCCGAGATGCTGACGCCCTCCTCATACAACTTCTTGATTTCCATCTTCTCACTCTCCCTCATGACTGGCACCTCCACGGACGTGATGGCAGGTGCCATAATTCGACACAGGGGTGGGGAATTCATCCCGATGATTTTGAGGAAATCATGCCGGTGATTTTGGGGAATCGCTATCCGATGCTATTGGGGATTTTACATCCGATGTTGACACTCCTACAGCCTCGGCCCAGAAACGGGGATAAGTGATTGAAACACTAGAATCTAGACGGTCATACATATGCCACCACCAGTCGACTTGGACATAATACCGCCCACCATAAGTATACTCACTGTATTTGCAAGCTAGGTATACTCTCGCCGAGTAAGACGTGTCTGTTTTAGATTCCGTGTAATTAGCGCCGGAGGGCCATCCGGAGAAAGACTGTGTTCCTACTGTTTTTCCTGGATCCTTTGGTACATACGCGATTATATCTTCTCTGTATTCTGTTTTAATTTGTCCTGTTACTTTGTTCTTCACTTTTTTGATTGGTTGAACCAAAGATTTTGTGGGAACTTCCTTCCCATCAATTTTAGCGGTCCCATGCATATCCTTGGCTTTCTTCTCAATTTCTACAGGGTCGGTGGTTACAGAATATTGTTCGACTACCTCCTCCTGATTCGTGTCAACATCAGAACTTTTTGCCAAAGTCGAACTGGTGTAGGGAAGTAACAGCAACCCCAGAACCAAAATAAAATGACTAAATTTTCTCAATATAATACCACCTCCGCTGTTTTCATTTCATCTCAAACCGCAGAAACATCAAGCTAGAATCGATTATCATCCCTCTTTGATTGAATAGCCAAACAAGACCAATTTCCGGACTACCTTAGAAATACAATCGCCGTTAATTGAACATATTTAAACCGAATTTCAACTTATACAAGAACAAAACCTCCTTTCCATTCAATAAAGTGGATAACCAACTTGTTCCTCTATTTTATCAAATCGATTTGAAACTCTACTACAAACAAAAATTCAGGTTGGACCTGAATTTTTGTTCAGGTTGCGCCATCGGCTTTGCTCGTCAACGTGAATTTTCCGGTTCAAACCACCGAATAAGAAAACCCCGCTTCCCTTTTCTGTGGGTAAGCAAGATTTTCGGTTCCCTTGGATCTTCCTCCAGCTTTTCTCGTAGTTTGCATACATATTGATACAGATTGTTCTCGGTTACTTCATCCCCTTTCGCCCACACCGATTGCAACAATTCATTTGCCGTAACCGGTGTGCCGCTGCGTTCCAACAAATAGTACAGCAATTCAAACTCTCGTTCCGTCAATTTCATCGCTTGGCCATTGCGAACGACCGTGCGACGAACCATGTCAAGATACACGTCTTCGGCCAAACGAACCAGATTGTCTTCAGAGTGACTATGGCCTGCAGTGACTTCATGCAACGTAGCTTATTTTCCGTTGCTACCGGAAAATCCAGCACAATCGCCAGGAAGTCCTGTTCCAGAAACGTAGCTGCACCTATCTCCTCGTATGGAATATGTACCACGTCCACGCCCTCCGCTTGCAGGATCCGTCCGATCAACGAAACCTGAATTTCATTGTCCGACATAAACAACACCCGCACCCGGCATCCCCCACTTTGATTCGACTTGAAACGATCTCTACCTATTAAGACGACAAAAACGGGCAAATCGATTCGCCGAACAGGCATCAAAACCGACGATTTTTTAGCACCAAAACAAAAAAGGACCTTGTCGCCAAGGTCCCAAAAAGGAGAGGAGAAATATGGGTTTACTTCTATCCTCTCCTGTTCGGGGGTTGTTTATACACCCTTTTCTGGGCTTTTTCATATTCTGCTATGAGCCCAGTACACAGGAGGGAAAGCCAAATGACGCCAGCCATCCGGTTTGAGCGGGTCAGCAAAAAATACCTGTCTTTATCAGGCGAAACGACAGCGGTCGAACAGTTTGACTGCGCGATCCGGGAAGGCGAGTTTATCGGGATCGTGGGACCGAGCGGCTGCGGGAAAAGCACGCTGCTGTCGATGCTGGCCGGCCTGTTTGCGCCGACCTCAGGCGAAGTGCGCCTGTTCGGCCAACCGGTGACGGGTCCGTCCCCGATTATCGGCTATATGTTGCAACAGGATTACCTGCTCCCCTGGCGCACCATCCTTGACAATGTCTGCATCGGGCTGGAGATCCGCGGCCAGAAAAATCAGGAGCAGATCGACTACGCGAAGCGTTTGCTGCACGAAATGGGGCTCGCAGGAACCGAGCACAAATACCCGCACCAATTGTCGGGCGGCATGCGGCAGCGGGCGGCGCTGGTCCGGACGCTGGCGGTCCGGCCGAAAATCCTGCTGCTCGATGAACCGTTCTCCGCGCTCGATTACCAAATCAAGCTGCAGTTGGAGGACTTGATCGCGAAAACGCTGCAGAAATACAAGATGACCACCGTTTTGGTGACGCATGACTTGGGCGAAGCGATCGCCATGTGCGACCGCGTGTTGGTGATGGCCAGCCGCCCGGGCCGCTTGAAAAGCGTAATCGACGTGCCGCAAGGAATCCGCTCCTTGTCGCCGCTGGACGCGCGCGAACATCCGGAATTCCACCAGCTGTTCCGCAAGTTGTGGGGGGATTTGCAAAATGAAGAATGAACATGCCGAATTTGTCAGACAGCATCGCCTGATGAAAGTAAAAGTCGCAATCACCCAGTGGGGGCTGCTGCTCGCCTTGCTCGGCTTGTGGGAAGCGGCCGCCCGCCTGAACTGGATCAACCCGTTTATCTTCTCGTACCCTTCGAAGATCTGGCACCTGTTCGTGCAGATGCTGCGGGACGGCAGCCTGCTGCACCATACGTGGGTGACGCTGTGGGAGACGGGGGTGGGATTTTTAACGGGCACCGTCGCCGGCACGCTGCTCGCGATCGTCATCTGGTGGTGGCCGTTTCTCAGCCGGGTGCTTGATCCGTACATCGTCGTGTTCAACTCGATGCCGAAAGTGGCGCTCGGCCCGATTTTCATCGTCACATTCGGGCAGGGGTATCTGTCGGTGGTGATGATGGCGCTCGCCATCTCGGTCGTCATCACCACGATCGTGGTCTACACCGCGTTTCAGGAAGT
This genomic stretch from Effusibacillus pohliae DSM 22757 harbors:
- a CDS encoding winged helix-turn-helix domain-containing protein, which produces MVRRTVVRNGQAMKLTEREFELLYYLLERSGTPVTANELLQSVWAKGDEVTENNLYQYVCKLREKLEEDPREPKILLTHRKGKRGFLIRWFEPENSR
- a CDS encoding ABC transporter ATP-binding protein, with the protein product MTPAIRFERVSKKYLSLSGETTAVEQFDCAIREGEFIGIVGPSGCGKSTLLSMLAGLFAPTSGEVRLFGQPVTGPSPIIGYMLQQDYLLPWRTILDNVCIGLEIRGQKNQEQIDYAKRLLHEMGLAGTEHKYPHQLSGGMRQRAALVRTLAVRPKILLLDEPFSALDYQIKLQLEDLIAKTLQKYKMTTVLVTHDLGEAIAMCDRVLVMASRPGRLKSVIDVPQGIRSLSPLDAREHPEFHQLFRKLWGDLQNEE
- a CDS encoding helix-turn-helix domain-containing protein — encoded protein: MNSPPLCRIMAPAITSVEVPVMRESEKMEIKKLYEEGVSISELARRFGHDRKTIRKAVSEPRQQQEESM
- a CDS encoding ABC transporter permease; amino-acid sequence: MKNEHAEFVRQHRLMKVKVAITQWGLLLALLGLWEAAARLNWINPFIFSYPSKIWHLFVQMLRDGSLLHHTWVTLWETGVGFLTGTVAGTLLAIVIWWWPFLSRVLDPYIVVFNSMPKVALGPIFIVTFGQGYLSVVMMALAISVVITTIVVYTAFQEVDPNMIKMATTFGATRRQIFQKVIFPAARPTILSTLKVNAGLSWVGVIVGEFLVAKSGLGYLMIYGFQVFNLTLVMMSLLLVSLLATFMYQAVALLEKRWQTYKEQG